GGTGGGCACTTCCGTTTAACTGCCGAAGAACCCGAGTCGCCTGAAATAGAGTGAGGGGTTATGATTGGGAACAGACAATTGGTCCCTTGAGAATAATGACATCGAGATTACGGCACCCTGCCTGCCGCGACATCACCGAGATCCAGAAGTTCCAGCTCTCCGGCAAGGGCATCAACAGTTTTTAGAATCACTAGGTCGCAAGGTCAAATCCACACCCACGTTTGTAGGAGGAAACCCTCCAAATTCGACAATGTACATGACTCGAGGATCAACGGATAACAAATTAAGAGGCCGGGGCAAGGAGGAGCTAGCTAGCTTACCGCGGGATTGGGTGGACTCCACCATGCCCGGCACGGTCAAGGGCgaccaccggagaggaggaggggaggagatCGCGGCGAGGAGCCGCACGCTTTGGCTGCCCGCGGTTCCCTCGTCAGAAGCAAACTGAAAGGCGCTCGTACCCTCCGTCGATGCGATCCCCTTGTGTACCTGGCGTCGTACTAGTACCGTACAGAGCTCGTGTTACATATGTAGCGTTGCCTGCTAGTATCTTCGAGTTTTTCTCGAACCAATCTCTGGTTATATGAACAATGGTATCCCCAGCCATTAGAGTTcaaattctggtgctcgcatttatcctgaatttatttcaggatttccgacgatacgcgttcagtgggaggagacgtttccatcGACTACGAgttgcctacggtgacttcgtaaaatttcaagatgatatgttgGTTCAGTCTCTTGGAGGTGCTTATAGGAATAGGGTGCGTGTATGCGTTCATAtgaatgagtgtatgcgcgtatatatgagcgcttgtgtctgtaatGATGTTCAAGAAAAATAATAGTATCTTGGATTTTTCTAATCAACGAAGGAAGATTTTTATTTCATCCGTGTGTTTCAGCGGTATACATCTACTACTACTCGGTCATTGGAACGGGGGCAAACAAATGACCGCGCGTTCATTATTTGTATAATTTTAATGAGATTGTGTACTCAATCGCGATGATTTACTTATCATTTTACTGTTATTGTGACAGCATAGTAAAAAAAGGATTTTATTGGTTTTAAAGAATAGGATTTTTATTGCTAAGCCAATAAGACGTGGGCTTACCGAGGCAGTTTTGAGATAGAAGAGATGGAGGAGAAGAAATCAAAACAATAAGATGTGTAATCCCCAATCCACCTTTCAATACCGGCGGATATCCTTGTGTCCACTGAGCAAAGTGCTTTTGTGCCCGAGCGCCTAATCACCTATAATATTTTGATTGTATGAGTGTTCAAATGAATTATCACatatgatgtatatagacatattttagagtgtagattcatttattttgcttctggTTGAAATCTTTaaagataaatatttagaaacggagggagtatatgatagaACCGGCTGTCCTACTCAGCTTTAGCATCATCTTTGTTCGTCTGTTATGAACTGtgtcacttctgtcatgtttgttgTCCGTATACATGAAGGGATTGCAAGTGATCAAAGTGAGTATTTCATGGCAATTGTTCAGAAAGTTTGTTAACAAAGACGAGCTCCATtcatcttggcctcaacacaactCGTTCAATCCACAGGAGTGCTAGTGCGCACGTACAACAAATATCCCTGGTGCTCCCGAGCTCCTCGGAGAAAAAGACGCCCAGCGCACTGGAGTTCACGAAGAACGAAGCCATGACAATTGACACAAGATAGAGAGCATGGCAACATGTTGTCTCAGTTTTTGTATACACTACGCATCATTGATATAAGTTTCCGGAAACAAAAAAGATTAGGCAGGTAAAATGCATGAAACATACGTATTTAGTAATAAAGATAAATTATTTCACGGCCGTCAAAAAAGTCACCTACAAAATTTAGCCTTTGGCGATAACAAACAAGATTTTGGAGCTCAGTGTTCTTACAAAGACAGTCCATCGCTCGATGTCATCATCACTCTGGCTCCAGTGATACTTCTATTTTTTGCTCATCCACCTCCAGGGTATTTAAAAAAAATGGATGCCTACAGAACTAACTAATCTCTCCATGGGTCATTCTCGTTCTCAGTCCTGACTTCGGATGGCTCAACGACCTCCGTTACAACACCTTCAGAAGAGTCGACGTCGGCATTGGTCTCAGCCTCCTCGGTGCCGGATCTACCCCATCTCCCGCCAAGGGCGATGGTCATCATCTCGTAGATCTTGCCCCCCAACTCCGCTGGACTCTCAGGCTAAACAAACCAAGCAACAATCATTAGGCCACGAGCGATATGTATCATCATTGACCATGAACGGGAGCATATAGGTATCTTGTAACTTACAGTGTATCCACTGGAGATCAGGGCAGTCTCGTACAGCAACTCAACTGCCCTCTTGGCTTCGGTGCTCTCAGGCTCGTTCTTGCAAGCAGCCTATTGTTATTCACGAAGTATACATTAGTGATTGAACAACAACAAATAGGTATGAATTGCAAAGATTGCAGGTATCTTACACTCAAGTCCTTGACAATAGGGTGGTCGGGGTTGATTTCAAAAATTCTTCTTCCTCTCATGAACTCCAAGCTTGATGTGTCACCAAGCGTTTGTGCTTTCATAAGCCTATCAAGTTGAACAAGTGTTAGGACAACAACTGCACGCTTATTTTGCCAAATTGGGTAGGTGAATGAACCATCAAGCTACCTTTCCATGTTAGCCGACCAACCAAACTTGCCAGATACAAGAACACATGGTGAAGAGCTGAGTCGCTTTGAAATTTGGACCTTGGCAACTTTGTCACCCAGCTGCTGCTTTATCCAGTCACAAAGAAGAGTGTATTCCTGCTTGGTttcttccttgtcctcatcctcATCGCCTGAAACAGCCAATATATGTTATTGCCATGCAGAAACTGCTAATCACATGACAATTCAAATTCACTTACCCAATTCTAGGTCTTCCTTGCTGATATCAACAAACTTTTTCTCTTTGTACGTCTGCAGATTCTGAATAGCTACCTCATCAATCGGTTCGATAAGGTATAGAACCTAAAAAAATGGAACAGTGTCAGCTTAAGCTAACTGTAGCACAACAGAAAAATCAATTCTGTGATCAACAACAAGATAAGCACATACTTCAATATCTTTCTGAAGCAGCTTTTCCAAGAATGGAGCGGTCTTTGCACTCTGAAGACTATCTGTGGCAATATAATAGATAGCCTTTTGGGTCTCGGGCATATTCTCCACATACTGATCGAGACTTATCAAATCCGTTTCATTTTTAGAGGAATAAAACCGCAGCAAAGGAGCAAGGCGCTTCTGATTTCCTGAGTCCTCAATGCAACCAAGTTTCATAAATTTGCCAAAGCTCTCCCAAAATTTCTTGTAGTCCTGCACGAAGCACGTCAAGCTTCAAGACAAGCCTAATGAAACAAAAGCTTGGGAACAAGAGGAAGTTAGACTCTTACCTCCTTGTTATCCTTGTCAGCAATATCCTGAATCATATCAAAAGTCTTCCTAACAAGTCTCTTGCGCATGATCCTGACCTGAAACATATGGATGGTGATAATTAGTTCCAAGAACCACACACTAAAGTAAACAACTGCAGGTTAAGTCACAAATGCTTTCCAGTAACTTACAATACGACTTTCTTGAAGAATCTCACGAGAAACATTCAGAGGGAGATCATTCGAGTCAACAACACCTTTGACAAAGCTCAAGTACCTGGGGAACTGCAGAGAGAACACTAAAGTTCAGCGGCCCATTACAACATTGTAAATATAGTAACCAAAGAAGTACAGTAGCTTCTAACTCTAATAACAGAATAAAAAAATTGTGGCAACATACCAGCTCGCCATCAAAGTCATCAGAAATGAAAACCCTCTTGACATACAACCTGATATTTTTGGTCTTAGGGTTCATTATCTCCTCATTGCTAAGTGGTGCCATTCCTGGGATGTAGAGAACACTTCTAAATTCCACCTCACCCTGTTTGCAACAAAAGTCTTGTCAGAATGTTTGGTGTGCATTAACATAACAGATGTTTAGTTTCGGAAGTGTTCGCACCTCTGTTGTAAAGTGTGCATGAGCTAGAGGATCCAAAAACTCATTGAATGCCTTCTTGTAAAATTCATTGTACTCGGTTTCCTCGACTTCCTTTGGATTTCTCATCTACATGACAAGAAAATTCATTTCAGCTTCTGTTTCTTCAATATATATCCAACAGAAAACCAAACTACTAAAGTAAAGACATGTTTCACATGACAGTTACACTGCAGGTACCAACGATAAGGATATGGAAACAAATAATTTGGGTGCCAACATACCCATATTGGCTTTGTTTCATTTGCCAATTCCCAATCCCAGTACTTCTCAGTgatagttttcttcttcttctccttctcaccCTACAAAAGAGGAGGGATTATTTTTATATACAATATGGATGAGTTTGATCACAGTGACAACCGAATGCACATAAAGCTAACCTCTGCTGTCTCTTCGGCTTCTTTTGACTCCTCTTCTTCAACCTATTTAGAGGATGTAACAAGTGCACAGAAGAGAAGAAATAAATATCAATTCCAACGAAACTTAGTATGACTGGAGGTTTAAACTTTAAAGCAGAGCATACTCAAAATCCTACCTCAACTGTTCTAGATTTCTCCTGCCATGTAAAAATGGGGAACGAAACAAACTGCGAGTAGTTCTTAACTAGACCTTGAATCCTCGTAGGGTCAGCAAATTCATACTTATCATCCTCCTAAAGGAACAAAAGTATAGTTAAGAGTCATGTTAGGACTTAGGTGATAAAGGTTGTACAGAATATCAGTATAAGCTTCTTATCTTACTCTTAAAAAGAGAGTAATCTGTGTTCCACGTGTCAGCATTTTCTCAGGATCAGTCTCTTCCCTGATAACGTATGAGCTACTGTTAGCCTCAGCTTCCCATATATACTGCTTATCTGTCTTGGGACTCTTAGTGGACACCACAACCTGCAAGGCAACAAGTATCCACAAGTTTGAAAACTACTTTTGGCTTGCAAAACAGATGTACAAATAATTTGAAATTGTTCCTCAAAACATGCAGCAACAACCACCATACAGAATTTCATGTATAATGGTCCACCATCCAATAGATATTCTGTACCTTCTCTGCAACAAGAAAAGCCGAATAAAATCCAACACCAAATTGACCAATAAGTCCATTATCTGCACCAAGCTCCTTGTTCTCCTGAAAAAAAGAGAAAGCAAATTGACATCAACATCAACAATGAAGAAAAAGGTCATCATAGAACACAAACTGATGAAGCTAGATGGGGAAGGAGGTGCACCTTCAGAGCCTTCAAAAATTTGGAGGTACCACTTTGTGCGATAGTTCCAAGGCAGTCCTTGAGCTCATCCTTTGTCATCCCAATGCCACTATCACTGTAAAATCCAAAACAATGGGTCTGAGACTGAATTGTGACTTCTGTAAGAATTGATGACTGAACTGCCAATCTGATAGAGAAGAACATACGTGATAGTTATTGTGCCAGCATCAGGGTCAGGTTTAATCCTTATTTCCATGTCACCACCATCAGCCAGCACGGACGGGTCAGTTACACTGAGAAATCTCAGCTTATCCAAGGCATCACTCGCATTACTGGGTGAAAACATAAATTTATCCAGGTCAGATAGTCAGCAATGATTTTCTATCTAATAGTAGTTTAATTATCATACATCTTGATGAGCAGAAGACTGACCTTACAAGCTCCCGAAGGAACACTTCCTTATGGCTGTAGAGGCTGTGAACAATCAAATCCATCAAGCGGCTAACCTGGAGGACAGAAAGAGAAACTGCATAAACATCCAATCCTGGAACTGCTAAAAACTACTCACAAACGAATTGGCAACAGACTCTCAATTTCATTATATCCTGTAAATAAATGAACCACGAATCCTGCCACCAGAGAGCGCAGCAACCAGAACCGACTGGTCGTTACGCCTCCCAGATTAAGGGGATCCAAAATCCAACCGGAAAGGTACACAAGGATTGGAGCCCCTGCACCCACCTCGGCCTGGTACTCGAACTTctcgccggcggcctcctcctcctccccggcggTCTTCTCGGCAACGGCGGAGGCGCACCTGGCCCCGACCAGCCGGCCCCTCCCGGCCTCCCACCTGACTCCTCTGGCGCCGGCGGGCCTCCTCCCCTGCGGCGCGAGCGCGGCCCGCAGCAGCCCCCGCGACGGGCTCGGCCGCAGCGCCGCCACCGAGGACGGGCCCAGGGTCCTGCTCAGCGCGGGCGCCATGGGAGAGGCAGACGTCGCGGCGCTCGCTGGTGGTTGGTCGTTCGGATGGTttgggttccggcgcggtgtctggGAGGGGGAGACGAAAGGATAAGGGGCTGGGCTAGGGTTTATACTTGGGATAGAATGGTGGAGGGTGGGTTTAGGGGCGAGGGGGGAGACGACGACGAGAGGGAGGAGTCTAGAAGGCTGTAGGGCGCACGGGGGTGGCGTGTGGCGGCGTGCGCGGCGCCGTCGGATGGGGTGGAGCCGACGGTGGATGGGGGGATGGCGTGGGATGTGTGGGAGGCTGTTTGTCCGACGTGCGGAGCGGCTCCGCGAGTGGCGACCATTCGTTCGTTTGGGGCTCCGCGAGACTGCTGCCAGCTTCTCCGTCTCTCTCGGTTGCTCCGCCCCCGCCGTCCCGTCACCGTACGACGCGGTCTCGTCGCATTTGAAGTAAAAATGCACACAACCGTCGCATTCATGTCACGATTAGCATAATTTTATATTCATGGCATTTTGCACCGAATCGAATTTCTGGCAACAATAAAAAATGCTGAGCTATTTTCTGAGCACGTTTTGACATGACTACTCCCTCACGTGCCGACAACGGTGACGACACGGCGTTAACGGCCTCTGTCCGAAGCGACTGGGTCGAACCCGAGCGCTCCCTCGGTCACTcccctccctcactctccctctcctctctcgcgGGGCATGACGGTGGCGAGGTTCTGTTCATCCAGCGCCAGCCGACTGTGGTGGGATGCAATGGCGGAGCTGGGGGTATTCCTGGGTATTCCCTGGAATACCAAAGAATTTTGTGCAAAAAATTTTTTACTACATATATCAATATACGGTGTGGAGTGACTTGGCCCAACCCAAACACAGCGACGCAGCGATGCGGGGAGCCAGACAGGAGCGACCGGGTGTCTGGTCTCGTGCGCGAGTAGCAGACCGaatcccctttcccctttccctaaCCTAGCGCTAGTTgaggctccggcggcggtggcgagcgATTCTGGTCCGACAGCCGGCCTTCTCCTCTCGcctctccctcagttcctccccTCCACTCCGGCCATCTCCCTCCCCAGCTCCCCTCCCCTCCGTCCGTCCCTCTCCTCCAATCCTCCGCGGCTCCGCCAGGCCGCCAGTCCGCCTCCGGCTTCCCCAGCACGGCGACTGCCGGCAGCGCCCTCCGTCGATAGTACGACCTCGGTTCAGCGCCGTCCCGCAGCAGCAGGCAGCAGGTCCGGCGACAGCGCCGTCCAGCAGCAGCAGGCAGCAGGTCTGACCTCGGTTCCTCACTACCTCTGTTTATTTCCCTCTGTTTCTAACAAATCTGTAGATTATTCAGTGAGTGCTTGTAAATTTAAATGCAGTAAACTGAAATTGCAATAACTTCCTTTACTATGTGATTCATTTCTTGCTTACTATGAAAATTGAAGTGTTTGATTGGCCCCATGTACATTAGGCCATGCCACATTGTCACTGCCACTGATTTCTATTTTGTTTATGTGATTGTCATGCAGATGAAGAAGAAGGATGTTAGCATATTTGAAATGTGGGACAAATCTTCAAGACAAGGAAAATAACTTCTACGTCCACACCAACTTCTCCTTCCGTTGAGCTGGAGAGCAATCTGCAGCTAGCACTAGTGCAAAGACATGACGAAGCTCCGCAACCGGAGAGGGAGACAACTCCaattgtagaagatgatgaagcggtcgatgaagatgatgaatcaATGCCCCAATTTGAAGCAGATTTGGCAGCTCTGGAACGTGATCCCGGCAAGCGACTTCCCATTTCTTCGTATCATGCCAATGACCAAGTAGAGTTAGAAGGAGATGCATTGACTTGGGTGCTTGTCAACCAAAGGATCATAAGTTTGAGATCAGAGATTTTAGTGGACATCCCCGTCGCTTTTGCCCTACTTGGTTTAAGCATCATAAGTGGCTTGAGTATAGTGTGCAAGAAGAGGCTGCTTTCTGCTTTGTTTGCTACTTGTTCAAGGATAAAACATAAAGTCTCGGAGGAGATGCATTTGTGAACGTTGGGGCTCTCACTACAGAATGTCAACCATGTTATCTCTATGTATCCGGCAATAAGGCGTGTTCTCATAAGGATTGCAAAAGAGTATATAATGGCACAGAGGCAGTAGCAGCAATGACTATGTTGACATCATTTCAGACATTTGAATTTGTTTTCATGGCACACTTGATGCAAGAAATATTTGAATACACCGATGACTCGGGTAGAGCTTTGCAAAAGAAAGATTAAGATATTGTTAATGCTATGGAGATTGTTGATCTCACAAAGCTGCACTTGCAATGCTTGCGAGAAGATGAAGGGTGGAATGATTTTCTTGAGAATGTCACTTCTTTTTGTGTAAAGCACAAGATCAAAATTGTTGACATGGAGGCTCCTTACTATCCTGCTGGGAGACCAAGAAGAGGGTGCTTCAATGGCACAAAGAATTACCAACGTTTCAAGGTTGAAACGTTTGTGGGTGTCATTGATAGGCAACTTCAAGAGCTGaatgcaagatttgaagaggtaaaCACTGAACTACTTGCATGGCAGCATTCAGTCCACATGATTCATTTGATGCTTATGATAAAGAGAAGTTGGTTAGGCTTGCTAGAAAGTTTTATGCTAAGGATTTTACAAATGATGAATTGTCAAGACTTCCATGGCAATTAAGCATGTTCATTTCTCATGTGCGTAAGGATAAAAGGTTTAGCAAGTTGAAGAATCTATGTGAGCTTTCAGTTTTGATGGTTGAGACAAGAAAGAAAGAACAATATTATATCGTTTACAAACTTCTTAAGTTGGTTTCATTCTTCCGGTAGCCACTGCTAGCGTTGAGAGGGTATTTTCCTCGATGAAATACGTGAAGAATTCACTAAGAAACAAAATGGGTGATGAATATTTGAACAATTTGTTGggaatatgctctagaggcaataacaaattggttattattatatttccttgttcatgataatcgtttattatccatgctagaatttgtattgataggaaactcagatacatgtgtggatacatagacaacaccatgtccctagtaagcctctagttgactagctcgttgatcaattgatggttacggtttcctgaccatggacattggatgtcgttgataacgggatcacatcattaggagaatgatgtgatggacaagacccaatcctaagcctagcacaagatcgtgtagttcgtttgctaagagcttttctaatgtcaagtatcatttccttagaccatgagattgtgcaactcccggataccgtaggaatgctttgggtgtaccaaacgtcacaacgtaactgggtggctataaaggtgcgctacaggtatctccgaaagtgtctgttgggttggcacgaatcgagactgagatttttcactccgtgtaaacggagaggtatctctgggcccactcggtaggacatcatcataatgtgcacaatgtgaccaaggagttgatcacgggatgatgtgttacggaacgagtaaagagacttgccggtaacgagattgaacaaggtatcgggatacc
This window of the Triticum aestivum cultivar Chinese Spring chromosome 5D, IWGSC CS RefSeq v2.1, whole genome shotgun sequence genome carries:
- the LOC123121811 gene encoding heat shock protein 90-5, chloroplastic, giving the protein MAPALSRTLGPSSVAALRPSPSRGLLRAALAPQGRRPAGARGVRWEAGRGRLVGARCASAVAEKTAGEEEEAAGEKFEYQAEVSRLMDLIVHSLYSHKEVFLRELVSNASDALDKLRFLSVTDPSVLADGGDMEIRIKPDPDAGTITITDSGIGMTKDELKDCLGTIAQSGTSKFLKALKENKELGADNGLIGQFGVGFYSAFLVAEKVVVSTKSPKTDKQYIWEAEANSSSYVIREETDPEKMLTRGTQITLFLREDDKYEFADPTRIQGLVKNYSQFVSFPIFTWQEKSRTVEVEEEESKEAEETAEGEKEKKKKTITEKYWDWELANETKPIWMRNPKEVEETEYNEFYKKAFNEFLDPLAHAHFTTEGEVEFRSVLYIPGMAPLSNEEIMNPKTKNIRLYVKRVFISDDFDGELFPRYLSFVKGVVDSNDLPLNVSREILQESRIVRIMRKRLVRKTFDMIQDIADKDNKEDYKKFWESFGKFMKLGCIEDSGNQKRLAPLLRFYSSKNETDLISLDQYVENMPETQKAIYYIATDSLQSAKTAPFLEKLLQKDIEVLYLIEPIDEVAIQNLQTYKEKKFVDISKEDLELGDEDEDKEETKQEYTLLCDWIKQQLGDKVAKVQISKRLSSSPCVLVSGKFGWSANMERLMKAQTLGDTSSLEFMRGRRIFEINPDHPIVKDLSAACKNEPESTEAKRAVELLYETALISSGYTPESPAELGGKIYEMMTIALGGRWGRSGTEEAETNADVDSSEGVVTEVVEPSEVRTENENDPWRD